The Geothrix oryzae DNA window CATCGGCCGCGGTGAAGGCCCGGCGGTAGGCCCGGAGGAGCACATCGAAGCCCTTGCGGTAGATGGCGCCGCCCACATACAGGAAGCGGAAGGGCTTTCGCGTCTTCAGGGGGAATCCGGGGCCTTCGGGACAGAACCGAGTGGTGTCCACGCCCAGGGAGATGACCACCACCTTGTCTTCCGGCACGCCGCTTTCGAGGTAGCGATCGCGTAACCAGGAGGTGTAGACCCAGATCTCGTCCACGGCTTCCACCATGGGGCGGATCCAGGCCTGGGGGAGGCCGCCGAACTCCCAGGGCTGGATCATGACCCAGCAACCCGACCGCGGCGGGGAGAAGCGGGGCGGCCACTGATGGCGGACATGGACGCGCACGGGACCCGCTGGCGGGTGATTCACGCGTGCAGCCAGGGGCAGGAAGGCGGGGTGATCCTCGGGACGGAACTGATCGGCTTCATAGGGGACCAGGCACAGGTCCAGGCTCTCGTCGCGTAGCAGGCCGAGGCTGATCTGGCGGTTCACATGCGCCAGGCTGTGCCACACGAACTGGGATCCTTCCCACACCACGGAAGGGGACGCGTCCTCCGGGGCAAGGCCTTCGCGATCCGTGGAGGGGGCCGCTTCCCAGAGGCCCTTCCAGACCCTCAGGGTCTCCCTGGCCACGGATTCCCAGCTGAACCGGCCGGCCTGGACCGCCCCCCGGACCTTCAGGCCCTGCCGCAGGGACTCGTCCCCGAGCAGCGTGAGCATGCCCTTGGCCAGGGCCACGGCATCGCCGGGAGGGATCATCAGCGCGGCATCGCCGGCCACCTCGGGCAGTGAACTCGAGGTGGTGGTGATGACGGGGCACCCGCAGGCCATGGCTTCCAGCACGGGGAGGCCGAACCCTTCATAGTCCGAGGGGAACAGCAGGGCCGTCGCCGAGCGGTAGAGGCATTCCAGTTCGACCCTGGGCAGGAATCCGGTAAAGACGACGCTCTGGACGCCCTGCGCGCGAAGCCGATCCCGCCAGGCCCGTGCGGCGGGGCTGTCGAGGCTTCCCACCACGACCAGCTGTACCACCTGGGACCGGCGGATCTCCGCAAAGGCCTGGAGGCTGAGGTCGAACCGCTTATGGTCATCCAGGGCCCCCACCACGAGGAAGAAAGGGCCCTCGAGCCCCCACTCCGTCCGGACCTTCTGGATGGTTTCAGGAGAGACGGGGGGCCCCGAGTGTTGATTGAGGCCTGCCAGAATGGCGTCCAGGCGGGCCTCCGGCAGACTCAGGTGGGCGATGAGATCCTGGCGGGTATGTTCGGAGCAGGTGAGGATCTGCGCGCGGCTCTGCTTCAGCGCCTCGAGGCGTTCTGCATATTCTTCCTGGAGGTCCTGGGGCCAGCGATCCAGGTAGCGCTCCCGGAGGAGGAGGGGGATCAGGTCATAGAAGGTGACGGTGAGGGGCGTTCTCGCCGGGAAGGCGGGGCCTACCAGGACGGGGTTGGGCACGAAAAGGAGATCGGGTACATGGACGAGGTCGTGGTCCTCGGCCCGGAAGGTCCCGAAGGACGAGAACTCGAGGTTGGGAAGGCACCGGAGGCGGTCCAGGGCCCAGTTCGAAAGCTCTGGCGCGTCCAGGAAGAGGCGGTAGCGCCAGTGGGGTGTGAGCGCGGCGAGGGCCTGGAGGTGGTGGAGGGTGTAGTGGCCGATGCCCTGCTGGGTGGATCCCAGGTTGGCGAGCGTGCGGCCATCCACACCGATGGTGCGCTCCCAGGAGTTGGCCTCGGCCCGGGGATGGGTGCGGACGGAACCTTGGGGCCGCCGACCCGTCGCGACCCAGTGCCGGTACCACCGGCCGTCCAACACCACGGCCATCAGGTCGCGGGTGCTTTCCTCCCAGGTCAGGCGCCGGATTCCGCGTGAGTCGGGCGCGCGGGTTTCCGCGGCGAGCGCCAGCCACTCCGCCACGCGATCAGCCAGAGCCTCGGGATCCGGTCCCGAGAAGTAGAAGGCGCCTTCTCCTGCGACCTCACGGAACACGGGGATGTCCCGGGCCAGGAGGGGGAGGCCGTGCTGGGCGGCCTCGATCAAGGGAAGGCCGAACCCCTCGCCTTCGCTGGCCGCGATGAGGCAGTCGGAGGCGTCGTAGAGCTGTTCGAGGTATTCGTCACTGGCACCCTCGACCCAGAACAGGCGCCGATTCCGCTCCGGGTGATGAGTGCGGAGGCGGTGGACCAGCTTCTCCACGGACCAGCCCTCGCCTCCCACGAACAGGAGGTTCGCGTCCACCCCTCGGGCCCAGAGCCGATCAAAGGCCTCCAGCACCTGCCGATGCCCCTTCCGCGGTTCCAGCGTGGCCACCATCAGGAAGGTGGGGCGCTGCCGGAGCTCCGTGAGCAGCCCCTCGGCCTCTGGGGGGATCCCGCGGCTGGGCAGGAAGGCCCCCAGGTCGGCCCCCAGGTGGAACCACCCCACGGGAAGAGGTGTCTTCCGTCGGGGGCCGTGGGCCTCGAGCCAGGCCAGCGCCTCATCCGCCACGGCTTTGGAAATGCAGATGAGCCCATCCATCTCGGCCAGCCGCGAAAGCCACGGGGCGTGGAGGAGGGCCGAACCCTGGCCCGGGAAGGCGTGGGGGAGAAGGATGGGGAGCAGGTCATAGACGAGAGAGCAGACCCGGACCCCGGCCCGTCGAAGGGCCTGGAAGGTCTCGGGCTGGATCAGGACTGCCTCATGGTTGAGGTCGAGGCCGAGGAAAACATCCCCCCGCGTGGCGGTCATGGGTTCGTCCTGGGCATCGGGCCCCTGGCCGAGGCGATGCAGGAACTGGCGTGCATAGAGGAACCCGGGCCGTTCGGGGTGGGCGTAGACGGGCTCGACCTGGAATCCAGCCGGGGGGTGCGCCAGAAGCTCGCGCATGACATTCCGCACGACCCGTTGGATTCCCGTTTTCCGGTCGTAGAGGGCCAGGTTGGTTACATCGACCAGCAGTTGGCGAGGAGCCGGCGGCGCCCCCCTCCCTTCGCGGCGGGAAGCGTCTGCGCGGGGGCTGGCGGAATGGCGGGGTTTGGCCATGGGGAACCTAGCGGATGGGGGCGGTGGGCCCAGGCCGGGCCATCGGAGGAAGGACGCGCGCGGCTTGGCTCATGCCCGGCGGGTTAGATCGTTTCGAAGGCGCAGGAGCCCCGCGTGGTCCGGAACGATCCGGAGGCCCTGCTCCAGGAAGGCCAGGGCGCGATCGGACTGCCCCTGGGCCAGCATCCCCACCGCGGCCAGCCAGTGCCAGATGCCTTCGCCCCCGTTGGGGCAGACCTGGAGGGCCTCTTGGGCGTCCCTGGAGGCCAGCTCGTTCTGTTGGCTGTCCAGGTCCAGCTTGATCAGGGCCCGGTACAGGCGCTCGTTCGCGGGGCTGTGCCCGAGGCCGTCCCGCAGTGTCGCCCGGGCCCTGTCGGGCCAGCCCGCCTGGTGCTCGAGGCTGGAGAGCAAGTGCACGGACGGGGCGAAGCCGGGGTTGGAAGCGATGGCCTTCTTCAGGGCCTCCATGGCCTCCCTGGGGCGCTGGACCGCTACGAGGGCCAGCGCCTGGACATGGCGCGCCAGCGTGTTGCGCGGCTCAGAGCGCAGCACACGCTCCAGGAGGGGCAGGGCTTCGGCTGGATTTCCCAGGTTCAGCCGGGCTTCCGCGGCGGCGATCAGCACGAAGGCGGGAGGGTGCTTCTCCAGCTTCTGGAAGGCCCTGAAGGCCTTGAGGACCAGCTTCCAGTCCTCCAGCATCTTGGCCTGCATGAGCAACAGGAATTGTGCGTGGGCATTGCCGGGCGTCCGCGCGGCTTCCTGCTCGGCAATGGCCAGGTACAGGGGCTGCTTGGACCGGTCGTAGTCCGTGGCGAGCTTCCCATAGTGATGGATGACCGCGGGACAGGTTCCCACGGGGAGCCCCTTCGCCTGGAAATACCCATCCAGGATCTCGTGGATGGCTCCCCGAAAGGCCAGGTCCGGGAAGTTCCGGCAGAGGCGCAGCAAGGGGACATCCACGAAGTAGGAACAGGAGGAGCCCTCGGTGTACGAAGATGTATTCTGGCTGGGCACCTGGTCGAAGCAGAGCACATCTCCCGTGGGCACATAGCTTCGGACGGGCAGGCAAAATGCCGGGGCGCTCCCGGACTGGAGGGCGTCCCGGATCACCGCGTGGTCCGTCCGGTCCACGGCCTCATCGGCGTCCAGCACCAGCACCCATTCCTGGGTGCAGAGGCCGAGGGCGGCGTTTCTCGCGGCGGCAAAGTCGTTGCACCACTGGAAGTGGCCGATTTTGGAACCAAAGGACGAGGCGATCTCGAGGGTGCGGTCCGTCGACCCCGTGTCCAGGATCACGATCTCATCAACCAGGCCCTCGATCGAGCCCAGGCAGTGGAGGAGGTTGGCCTCCTCATTCTTGACGATCATGGCCAGCGACAGCGTGGGCATGCCCCATTGGAGCCCGGCTGGCCCCCGGCGGCAATAGGATGGGCGCCGTTCCCCGGGGCCCCTCAAAAAAAGTTAAAGGTTTTTCGACCCCGGCCCGAAAGGGAGAAAGTCGGGGGTTCCCCCCACACAACTTGGTGGCACGGATGCCGCCGTTTGCATCACGGAGGATGCTATGTCAGTTCTCAATAACGTTGCCGCCCTGGGCGCTGCCCGTCAGATCGGCGTCACCAGCCTCAACCTCCAGAAGACCGTGGAGCGCCTCAGCACCGGCAAGCGCATCAATCGCGCGAACGACGACGCCGCCGGCCTGTCCATCGCCAACACCCTGGGCGCCGACGCCCGGGTCGCCACCCAGGCCTCCCGGAACGCCATGGACGGCTACTTCCAGGTCCAGACCGCGGACTCCTACATGGAAGAGGCCACGGCCCTCGCCACCCGCGCCGCTGAGCTGGAATCGGCCTACAAGGGCGCCGACACCGCCGGCAAGACCGCGATCGACGCCGAGTACAAGACCATCGGCGATGCCATCACGAAGTTCGATGGCCAGCGCGCGACCATCACCGCCGATGCCGGCGTCTACGGTTCGGTCACCGCCACCAAGACGGCCGTCACCGCCCTCGCCGCCTCCGCGGCCAGCGGCAATGCCGCCACCGTCCTGGCGGACATCGCCAAGGAGCGCGGCAACTACGGCGCCGTCATGACGCAGCTGCAGAGCTACGGCAACTCGCTCGCGACGATCTCCGAGAACAAGACCGCCCAGTACGACCAGATCATGGGTGCGGATATCGGCGCCGAAGTGGTGAAGATGTCCAAGTTCCAGATCCTGAACCAGGCGGGCATCAGCGCCCTGAGCCAGGCCAATTCGGCCGGCCAGTCCGTCCTCGCGCTCCTTCGCTAGTAGGGATGGCTGATCATTCGGGGGGGCAGGTCAAACCTGCCCTCCCGAATGTCAGCTGAGGAGGCTGAAATGGCCGATCTCATCACCCCCACAGGCAGCTTGGCGGCCGGCGTTCAGGCGGTTTTTTTCAACGCTCCGAAGGCCCAGCCGGTCTCAGACCGACCCGCCCAAGTTGACGAACCCCGGCCCGCACAGCCGGGAACGGGGAACCCAGGTGCACCCGCGATGACGCTTGATCGGGCCGTGGAGGCCTTGCAGGCGCATGTCCAGCAGTCCTCGTCGGAACTCCGGTTCCTGGTGGACAAGGGCACGGGAAAAATGTATTTCAAGGTCGTCGACCACTCCACCGGAGAGGTCATCCTTCAGATTCCCTCCGAGGAGGTTCTGGGAGCGGCGAGGAAATTGCGTGAGATGGCCGACGCCAAGACCGCCGCTGGCATCCTGGTGGACCAGAAGGGCTGAGCCCTGCTGGGAGGGAGGTATTCCATGGCATCATCATCGGTCAGTTTTTCGGGCATCTTTTCGGGCGTCCAGACGGATCAGCTGGTGACGGCCATCCTCCAGCAGGAAAGCCTCCCACTGCAGCGCTTGCAGGCTAGGCAGGCGGCCAACACCAAGCGCACCACTGCGCTGACCACCATGAGCAGCAACCTGGCGGCCCTGGGTTCCAGCCTGGCGGCCCTCAGCGCAACGAGTTTCGATGCCCGGAGCGTCGCGAGCTCGGATCCCAACGGCACTTATGTTTCGGCGACCGCTTCGGGGGCCGCCGTAGGCAGTTATGACCTCCGGGTCACCCAGGTCGCCACCCGGGCCCGGATCTCGCCAGCCCAGGGCCCGGATCTCGGGGGGCCCACCAACACGATGGCGGTCACCAACCCCCAGACCACCGCGATCTTCGCCCCGGGAAGCACGGAGAGCTTCGGCATCCGGGGGACGGATGGCGTGGTTCACACCTTCTCGCTCACCGAT harbors:
- a CDS encoding flagellin; this encodes MSVLNNVAALGAARQIGVTSLNLQKTVERLSTGKRINRANDDAAGLSIANTLGADARVATQASRNAMDGYFQVQTADSYMEEATALATRAAELESAYKGADTAGKTAIDAEYKTIGDAITKFDGQRATITADAGVYGSVTATKTAVTALAASAASGNAATVLADIAKERGNYGAVMTQLQSYGNSLATISENKTAQYDQIMGADIGAEVVKMSKFQILNQAGISALSQANSAGQSVLALLR
- a CDS encoding flagellar protein FlaG; translated protein: MADLITPTGSLAAGVQAVFFNAPKAQPVSDRPAQVDEPRPAQPGTGNPGAPAMTLDRAVEALQAHVQQSSSELRFLVDKGTGKMYFKVVDHSTGEVILQIPSEEVLGAARKLREMADAKTAAGILVDQKG
- a CDS encoding tetratricopeptide repeat-containing glycosyltransferase family 2 protein, yielding MPTLSLAMIVKNEEANLLHCLGSIEGLVDEIVILDTGSTDRTLEIASSFGSKIGHFQWCNDFAAARNAALGLCTQEWVLVLDADEAVDRTDHAVIRDALQSGSAPAFCLPVRSYVPTGDVLCFDQVPSQNTSSYTEGSSCSYFVDVPLLRLCRNFPDLAFRGAIHEILDGYFQAKGLPVGTCPAVIHHYGKLATDYDRSKQPLYLAIAEQEAARTPGNAHAQFLLLMQAKMLEDWKLVLKAFRAFQKLEKHPPAFVLIAAAEARLNLGNPAEALPLLERVLRSEPRNTLARHVQALALVAVQRPREAMEALKKAIASNPGFAPSVHLLSSLEHQAGWPDRARATLRDGLGHSPANERLYRALIKLDLDSQQNELASRDAQEALQVCPNGGEGIWHWLAAVGMLAQGQSDRALAFLEQGLRIVPDHAGLLRLRNDLTRRA
- a CDS encoding glycosyltransferase, whose protein sequence is MRELLAHPPAGFQVEPVYAHPERPGFLYARQFLHRLGQGPDAQDEPMTATRGDVFLGLDLNHEAVLIQPETFQALRRAGVRVCSLVYDLLPILLPHAFPGQGSALLHAPWLSRLAEMDGLICISKAVADEALAWLEAHGPRRKTPLPVGWFHLGADLGAFLPSRGIPPEAEGLLTELRQRPTFLMVATLEPRKGHRQVLEAFDRLWARGVDANLLFVGGEGWSVEKLVHRLRTHHPERNRRLFWVEGASDEYLEQLYDASDCLIAASEGEGFGLPLIEAAQHGLPLLARDIPVFREVAGEGAFYFSGPDPEALADRVAEWLALAAETRAPDSRGIRRLTWEESTRDLMAVVLDGRWYRHWVATGRRPQGSVRTHPRAEANSWERTIGVDGRTLANLGSTQQGIGHYTLHHLQALAALTPHWRYRLFLDAPELSNWALDRLRCLPNLEFSSFGTFRAEDHDLVHVPDLLFVPNPVLVGPAFPARTPLTVTFYDLIPLLLRERYLDRWPQDLQEEYAERLEALKQSRAQILTCSEHTRQDLIAHLSLPEARLDAILAGLNQHSGPPVSPETIQKVRTEWGLEGPFFLVVGALDDHKRFDLSLQAFAEIRRSQVVQLVVVGSLDSPAARAWRDRLRAQGVQSVVFTGFLPRVELECLYRSATALLFPSDYEGFGLPVLEAMACGCPVITTTSSSLPEVAGDAALMIPPGDAVALAKGMLTLLGDESLRQGLKVRGAVQAGRFSWESVARETLRVWKGLWEAAPSTDREGLAPEDASPSVVWEGSQFVWHSLAHVNRQISLGLLRDESLDLCLVPYEADQFRPEDHPAFLPLAARVNHPPAGPVRVHVRHQWPPRFSPPRSGCWVMIQPWEFGGLPQAWIRPMVEAVDEIWVYTSWLRDRYLESGVPEDKVVVISLGVDTTRFCPEGPGFPLKTRKPFRFLYVGGAIYRKGFDVLLRAYRRAFTAADGVCLVIKAQGGGVYSGSELQSQLEALQADPLAPEVEFLQQDLSEADLSALYRSCHAFVMPYRGEGFGLPIAEAMASGLPVVVTGRGAAMDFTQGDWAYRIPSQPLAIPRVDDLLPGPSGFWLEEPDEAFLAGCLSSVALHPEEARAKGALARAYAEANLGWEGPVERVAERIRTLAARQPLRFRAEAPPPSAPVATALLFTPDWTQSGWVEVVVSYLMAFTPGDPVALLLLPSMEGAGLSVAEAEQRVVAVAQKMGRTDFPDIFILGPGDDLEGTLKPYLIRESIPPGRGATAGLCSLAGLKFSQARRSLAQA